A window of Halocalculus aciditolerans contains these coding sequences:
- a CDS encoding glycosyltransferase family 4 protein yields MTDVAMLYSGEEPHPVHRGFAESVDADIIGVPQLTPSAVFRVALNRSKFLYPQYDVLITEGTGALEAGIANKLSNGTTLLFLAGGHGIHLLNAESDMDVNSATKSAVVNVFPEVIRSVLARCVDGVIAVSDLAAEITHRMVGAETPTRIVHPYIDAGLYDQLIETDPDLSVNEAVTVSQAHHYKGTDILVAAWGRVLDDVSDATLHIVGAGHPEAYGNKDGIEVHGYVENLTDVFRRCALYVQPSRIDTFPVSTLEAMATGLPTAVTNKTGTLSEVQKVDPSLIMAPNPSTVGQTISKYFRTSVSRRRTLSEQFRDIGSRFAETSQRQEFKRNYEEILEEIHSE; encoded by the coding sequence ATGACCGATGTCGCTATGCTGTACAGTGGTGAAGAGCCTCATCCCGTCCATAGAGGATTTGCTGAGTCGGTCGATGCGGACATAATCGGCGTCCCACAACTTACTCCAAGCGCTGTATTCCGTGTAGCCCTGAATAGATCGAAATTTCTCTATCCACAATATGACGTACTTATCACGGAAGGAACTGGGGCGCTTGAAGCCGGGATTGCAAACAAACTATCCAACGGAACCACGTTACTCTTTCTCGCAGGCGGGCACGGTATCCACCTCCTTAATGCTGAGAGCGATATGGACGTTAATTCGGCCACTAAGTCGGCGGTTGTAAATGTGTTTCCGGAAGTGATTCGATCGGTGTTAGCACGTTGCGTTGACGGCGTGATTGCGGTCTCCGACCTGGCGGCCGAAATCACACACAGGATGGTCGGTGCAGAGACACCGACCAGAATTGTTCACCCGTATATCGATGCCGGTCTCTACGATCAATTGATCGAAACGGACCCTGACCTCTCCGTTAACGAGGCGGTGACAGTGTCTCAGGCGCATCACTACAAGGGGACTGATATCCTTGTGGCAGCATGGGGACGGGTCCTTGATGACGTCTCTGATGCGACGCTCCATATTGTCGGTGCTGGCCATCCAGAAGCGTATGGAAATAAAGACGGAATCGAGGTACACGGCTACGTCGAAAACCTCACGGACGTTTTTCGTCGCTGTGCGCTCTACGTCCAGCCATCGCGGATAGACACATTTCCGGTTAGTACATTGGAAGCTATGGCCACGGGCCTTCCAACAGCGGTCACTAATAAGACTGGTACACTCTCGGAGGTACAGAAAGTAGATCCGTCGCTCATCATGGCACCGAATCCATCGACTGTCGGTCAAACCATCAGTAAGTACTTTAGGACATCTGTATCGCGGCGTCGAACTCTCTCAGAGCAGTTCCGCGACATTGGGTCACGGTTTGCGGAGACAAGTCAGCGTCAAGAGTTCAAACGGAACTACGAAGAGATTCTCGAAGAAATACATTCGGAGTAA
- a CDS encoding glycosyltransferase has product MHILEALQDQYDVTLITISSPDFDDLNNFYGTNVQDVEIDLYDDLPLSIFRSISSVSSTIELSALRNTCFYRYVRDIQQSYDLMVSTSGEISLGSRAIQYIHFPRRGLIATDGRDAIPGYRGSDSSMYRPYDAVCRLLAGYSPQRISEDRLLVNSQWTADIVERIYDTSPDIVYPPINDQDFTDTEWEQREEGFVTIGRICPGKQVSRTIEIVDELHEWNDDVHLHLIGPVRNTSYADDIKRKVQSREYIYIEGECSREELVDAIQQHKYGIHGKEFEHFGMVVAEMVAGGVIPFVPNSGGQIDIVKNDERVLYREVSSAVEKIKTVMESPDEQDSIRQLLRESSTRYTRERFQQQIRSLVTEELSQTE; this is encoded by the coding sequence ATGCACATTCTAGAAGCACTTCAAGATCAGTATGATGTAACGCTAATTACGATATCATCACCTGATTTTGATGATCTCAATAATTTTTACGGAACTAACGTCCAAGATGTTGAGATTGACCTATACGACGATTTACCACTATCTATCTTTCGGAGTATATCATCTGTTTCCAGTACAATCGAGCTGTCGGCACTCCGCAATACCTGTTTCTACCGTTATGTAAGAGATATCCAACAGTCATACGATCTCATGGTTTCGACGAGCGGCGAGATTAGCTTGGGGTCCCGGGCCATCCAGTACATCCATTTCCCGAGAAGGGGGCTGATCGCTACGGATGGTCGGGATGCGATCCCTGGGTATCGTGGAAGTGACTCTTCGATGTATCGTCCATACGACGCTGTATGTCGACTTCTCGCTGGGTACTCCCCTCAACGTATCAGCGAAGACCGACTGCTCGTCAACTCACAGTGGACAGCTGACATCGTCGAACGTATCTACGATACTTCTCCGGATATAGTGTACCCTCCAATTAATGATCAGGATTTTACTGATACCGAATGGGAGCAACGAGAAGAAGGGTTCGTTACGATTGGGCGTATTTGCCCAGGGAAACAAGTTTCGAGGACAATCGAAATAGTCGACGAACTTCACGAATGGAACGACGATGTGCACCTCCACCTGATTGGCCCTGTTAGAAACACATCTTACGCTGACGACATCAAGCGGAAGGTTCAATCACGCGAATATATCTATATTGAAGGGGAGTGTAGCAGGGAAGAACTGGTCGATGCAATCCAGCAACATAAGTACGGCATTCACGGGAAGGAGTTCGAACACTTCGGGATGGTCGTCGCGGAGATGGTGGCTGGTGGTGTAATTCCGTTTGTTCCTAACAGTGGGGGGCAGATAGACATCGTGAAGAATGATGAGCGAGTGCTCTATCGTGAAGTTAGCAGTGCCGTCGAAAAAATAAAGACTGTGATGGAAAGTCCCGATGAGCAGGACTCGATCAGACAGCTCCTGCGCGAAAGCTCCACTAGGTATACTAGAGAGCGATTCCAGCAACAAATACGGTCACTCGTCACTGAGGAACTCTCTCAAACCGAATAA
- a CDS encoding sulfatase — MDSEQPPSIALVVLDTLRKDYFDKFFDWLPGIRFENAYSTSQWTIPAHASIFTGQYPLEVGVHSKHLYFDCPEPALAETLADHEYTTRGFSANPNLSGHFGFDRGFDTFESPLDLMHLNSDRIIDWKSFVDESSHSGLSMYAHGVLKCIFGDCNTVMSFRSGLQQVLSDNTYTNPGGSEEVQNWLTRQTFDDPSFLFLNLMEAHEPYWAPDEYMSVETPNLTHSIGDLVFEDEPNQTKTNPERIVTAYECCARYLSDQYRDLFEQLSAMFDYVITVADHGELLGEHDAWNHEHGIYPELTHVPLVVSGEGLKGKRDDVVSLVDIHTTVLRLAGIDNNQATQGQNLFDTNSERDILTQYTGLTPWSEDRLRESDTSDDILEKYDEELYGIATPDGSYAYQTVDKADVIGEGIDEPEERIQRLVNDLTVRNVESQDDAIPDDVRQQLEDLGYA; from the coding sequence ATGGATAGTGAACAACCGCCGAGTATTGCTCTTGTGGTTCTCGATACCCTTCGGAAAGACTACTTTGATAAATTCTTTGATTGGTTGCCTGGAATACGTTTTGAGAATGCATACTCGACATCCCAGTGGACAATACCGGCACACGCGTCGATTTTCACCGGTCAGTATCCACTGGAAGTGGGCGTTCACTCGAAACACTTGTACTTCGATTGTCCTGAACCTGCGCTCGCCGAGACGCTAGCTGACCACGAGTACACTACTCGGGGATTTAGCGCAAACCCAAATCTTTCGGGACATTTTGGATTCGACCGCGGATTTGATACATTCGAGTCGCCGCTTGACCTCATGCATCTGAACTCGGATCGAATCATTGATTGGAAGTCGTTCGTCGACGAGTCTTCACACTCTGGCCTTTCGATGTACGCACACGGAGTACTGAAGTGCATCTTCGGGGATTGTAACACAGTAATGTCGTTCCGATCGGGACTTCAGCAAGTCTTGAGCGACAACACATACACGAATCCAGGAGGATCCGAAGAGGTACAGAACTGGCTCACGCGCCAAACCTTCGATGACCCCTCGTTTCTGTTTTTGAATCTCATGGAGGCACATGAGCCGTACTGGGCACCCGATGAGTACATGTCCGTTGAAACACCGAATTTGACGCACTCTATCGGCGACCTTGTCTTCGAGGACGAGCCAAACCAAACCAAAACGAATCCGGAACGGATCGTTACCGCATACGAGTGCTGCGCTCGTTACCTCTCCGATCAGTACCGAGACCTTTTTGAACAGCTCTCTGCGATGTTCGATTACGTTATTACGGTCGCCGACCATGGAGAATTACTCGGGGAACATGATGCTTGGAATCACGAGCACGGTATTTATCCAGAACTTACGCACGTCCCATTAGTTGTGTCTGGTGAGGGACTGAAAGGGAAGCGCGACGATGTCGTGAGTCTAGTTGATATTCATACAACTGTTCTAAGATTGGCTGGGATTGACAATAATCAGGCCACTCAGGGACAAAATCTCTTCGACACAAATTCGGAACGGGACATTCTCACTCAGTACACTGGGCTCACTCCTTGGAGCGAAGACCGTCTTCGAGAAAGCGATACTTCAGATGACATTTTGGAGAAGTATGATGAAGAACTGTATGGGATCGCCACCCCTGACGGTTCCTACGCCTACCAGACAGTGGACAAAGCTGATGTAATTGGTGAGGGGATCGATGAGCCGGAAGAGCGTATTCAGCGTCTTGTCAACGACCTCACGGTGCGAAATGTCGAGTCTCAGGACGATGCAATTCCTGACGACGTTCGTCAGCAGCTAGAAGACTTGGGATACGCTTGA